From Halodesulfovibrio aestuarii DSM 17919 = ATCC 29578, the proteins below share one genomic window:
- a CDS encoding sugar phosphate isomerase/epimerase family protein, with amino-acid sequence MDEKKGLNGMSLFVNLPLSYAANEPRYIDMLIAQGVSPELGMDTYAVQYLDMDWHVKTALRFAEAGLSCGIHLPFFDLAPGSLNDHILDATRATLLKALEFSQAYEPTHFVGHPKYEAGQHAPYYEEWLSRSFETWSLLLRESQSNSPFFLENTFELVPKPLVDLVQMLPASRVSHCFDVGHWYSFAKGAQRNNLYEWLDAFSSRLGHLHLHDNDGSADQHLALGEGSIPLLDLFDYIAENELTPSATLEPHAEDAFPKSMEFLEAHSTSVCFLIEE; translated from the coding sequence TTGGATGAAAAAAAAGGGTTGAATGGTATGAGCCTGTTTGTAAATTTGCCGCTTAGTTATGCTGCTAATGAACCGCGATATATTGATATGCTGATTGCACAAGGAGTGTCTCCAGAACTGGGCATGGATACCTATGCGGTTCAATATCTTGACATGGACTGGCATGTGAAAACCGCATTACGCTTCGCAGAAGCCGGGCTTTCCTGTGGGATTCATCTTCCTTTTTTTGACTTGGCACCGGGGAGTTTAAACGACCATATTCTCGACGCAACCCGTGCAACGCTGCTAAAGGCGCTCGAATTTTCACAAGCTTACGAACCAACTCATTTTGTTGGGCATCCTAAATATGAAGCGGGGCAGCACGCTCCTTATTACGAAGAGTGGCTTTCTCGTTCTTTCGAAACATGGTCTCTATTGCTTCGTGAAAGTCAATCGAACTCTCCATTTTTTCTTGAAAACACTTTTGAACTGGTACCGAAGCCTCTTGTCGATCTTGTGCAAATGTTGCCTGCCAGTCGTGTCTCCCACTGTTTTGACGTGGGGCACTGGTATTCCTTTGCTAAAGGGGCGCAGCGTAATAACCTATACGAATGGCTTGATGCTTTTTCGTCGCGCCTCGGCCACCTTCATTTGCACGACAACGATGGCTCAGCAGATCAACATCTTGCCCTCGGCGAAGGCTCTATCCCGCTTCTCGATTTGTTTGATTACATTGCGGAAAATGAACTCACGCCAAGCGCAACCCTCGAGCCGCACGCGGAAGATGCGTTTCCAAAGTCTATGGAGTTTCTTGAAGCTCACAGCACCTCTGTCTGTTTTTTAATTGAGGAATAA
- the hmcA gene encoding sulfate respiration complex hexadecaheme cytochrome HmcA: MMKGKSLLRWAGMLMVVALVSVVGIEARSSSVTAAPAEQHADIIKIDVIGKLGDMELPAVTYRHDLHTDALKKMDKDCATCHDSDSNGSMNLTFKRTDDMSAKQLQNLYHQNCVGCHADMAKAGKDTGPLESECRSCHNPKPDMVAERQPIEMDKSLHFRHISSKKLAVSQQDKNCGACHMNVDVVAGTASYVAGTEDSDNGYGDGFVKYKSPKSAAHSSCISCHKNEAKKDTAFAGPVTCAGCHSATAQKEMKKVTPERLDRGQPDTLLIVPNTAAEKNIAPVAFDHKFHEANVKDCSTCHINGIGNDKDGFKPLYSDMHDAKSSASCVGCHAMRIAQNPSCEGCHTMVPVQNFNEQSCATCHNANGVTAEQAAKMSKKERSAVAASVIAAREAGAVTYTAEDIPEFVKIDALADTYEASKMPHRKIVETLLNATADSKLAGSFHAEKGKVCQACHHQSPISIKPPKCQSCHSEAFKKGDRPGLKAAYHQQCMTCHTEMKIQKPQNTECAGCHAARAN, translated from the coding sequence ATGATGAAGGGAAAATCACTGCTTCGCTGGGCGGGCATGCTGATGGTTGTAGCGCTTGTATCGGTCGTCGGTATCGAAGCGCGCAGCTCTAGTGTAACAGCTGCTCCTGCCGAGCAACATGCTGATATCATAAAAATTGATGTTATCGGCAAGCTGGGTGATATGGAATTGCCAGCCGTTACGTATCGACATGATTTGCATACTGATGCGCTGAAAAAAATGGATAAAGACTGTGCTACCTGTCACGACAGCGACAGCAACGGCAGCATGAATCTTACTTTTAAAAGAACTGATGATATGTCTGCTAAACAGTTGCAGAATTTATATCACCAAAACTGTGTAGGTTGTCATGCTGACATGGCTAAAGCCGGTAAGGACACTGGTCCTCTGGAAAGCGAATGTCGTTCATGTCACAATCCTAAGCCAGATATGGTTGCAGAACGCCAGCCTATCGAAATGGATAAATCCCTGCACTTCCGCCATATTTCTTCCAAAAAACTTGCTGTTTCACAACAGGACAAAAACTGTGGCGCTTGTCACATGAATGTTGATGTTGTTGCCGGTACCGCTAGTTACGTAGCAGGCACCGAAGACAGCGATAACGGCTACGGTGACGGCTTTGTAAAATACAAAAGCCCTAAATCCGCAGCACACAGCAGCTGTATCAGCTGCCACAAGAACGAAGCAAAGAAAGACACCGCATTTGCAGGTCCTGTGACCTGTGCTGGATGTCACAGCGCTACTGCTCAAAAAGAAATGAAGAAAGTAACTCCTGAACGTCTCGACCGCGGTCAGCCGGATACTCTTCTCATCGTTCCGAACACTGCTGCTGAAAAAAATATCGCACCTGTGGCATTTGACCACAAGTTCCATGAAGCCAACGTAAAAGATTGCAGCACTTGCCACATCAACGGCATCGGCAATGACAAAGACGGATTCAAACCACTCTACAGCGACATGCACGACGCTAAGTCTTCTGCAAGCTGTGTCGGTTGCCACGCAATGCGTATTGCACAGAATCCTTCCTGTGAAGGCTGTCATACAATGGTTCCTGTTCAGAACTTCAACGAACAGTCTTGCGCCACTTGTCACAACGCTAACGGCGTTACCGCTGAACAAGCAGCTAAGATGAGCAAAAAAGAACGTAGTGCAGTTGCTGCATCCGTTATTGCTGCTCGCGAAGCAGGTGCTGTTACTTACACCGCTGAAGATATTCCTGAATTCGTAAAAATTGACGCTTTAGCAGACACATACGAAGCATCCAAAATGCCGCACCGCAAAATCGTTGAAACTCTGCTCAACGCAACTGCGGACAGCAAGCTTGCTGGTAGCTTCCACGCTGAAAAAGGCAAAGTCTGTCAGGCCTGTCACCATCAGAGCCCTATCAGCATTAAGCCACCAAAATGTCAGAGCTGTCATAGCGAAGCTTTCAAAAAAGGTGACCGTCCAGGTCTTAAAGCTGCATACCATCAGCAATGCATGACCTGCCACACCGAAATGAAAATTCAGAAGCCACAGAACACTGAGTGCGCAGGCTGCCACGCCGCACGCGCTAACTAG
- the hmcB gene encoding sulfate respiration complex iron-sulfur protein HmcB, with protein sequence MHRRKFLSLLGGAGIASTLGTTKAKAASHAAFDGYPDAMGVLHDSSRCIGCRKCEEGCNTVNNFPKPEKKFDDLSVLDTKRRTNATAHTVVNKYNVAGLDHPIFRKQQCNHCMEPACASACFVKAFTKNPDGSVTYNGDVCVGCRYCMIACPFSVPTFEYEDPLDPLVQKCTMCHPLIKEGKLPGCVQACPKEALTFGKRSDLIEIARERIRKHPDRYVKKIYGEKEAGGTNWLYLAPVKHTELGQPVVGKKAAPELTAGALGAVPMVVGIWPVLLTGAYAISKRKEKIAAEDQKAAVAQAVSETQSAAEDKLKAAMEKAAKDKEASIARETKKAVANAEKEFEEKLAALQNPESEEVEESSKPEGDA encoded by the coding sequence ATGCATCGCAGAAAATTCCTAAGCCTGCTTGGCGGCGCCGGTATTGCTTCCACCTTGGGAACTACTAAGGCAAAGGCTGCCAGCCACGCTGCATTTGACGGATATCCTGACGCCATGGGCGTACTTCACGACAGCAGCCGTTGTATTGGTTGTCGTAAATGTGAAGAAGGATGTAACACTGTAAACAACTTCCCGAAACCAGAGAAAAAGTTTGACGATCTCTCTGTTTTGGATACTAAACGCAGAACCAACGCCACCGCGCACACTGTAGTTAACAAATACAATGTTGCCGGTCTGGATCACCCTATCTTCCGTAAACAGCAGTGTAACCACTGTATGGAACCAGCATGTGCATCCGCATGTTTTGTTAAAGCGTTTACCAAAAACCCTGACGGCTCCGTTACATACAACGGCGACGTTTGTGTTGGTTGCCGCTACTGCATGATCGCATGTCCATTCTCCGTTCCTACTTTCGAATACGAAGATCCTTTAGATCCACTCGTTCAGAAATGTACTATGTGTCACCCGCTCATCAAAGAGGGCAAGCTCCCGGGCTGTGTTCAGGCATGTCCTAAAGAAGCACTCACCTTTGGTAAACGTTCTGACCTGATTGAAATTGCACGTGAACGCATCCGCAAGCATCCTGATCGTTACGTAAAGAAAATTTACGGCGAAAAAGAAGCTGGCGGAACCAACTGGCTCTACCTTGCTCCGGTAAAACATACCGAACTTGGCCAGCCTGTAGTTGGTAAAAAGGCCGCTCCGGAACTTACCGCTGGAGCTCTTGGCGCTGTTCCAATGGTAGTAGGTATTTGGCCTGTATTGCTCACCGGCGCATACGCAATCAGCAAGCGTAAAGAAAAAATCGCTGCTGAAGACCAGAAAGCCGCTGTAGCTCAGGCTGTTTCTGAAACTCAATCCGCTGCGGAAGACAAGCTTAAAGCTGCAATGGAAAAAGCTGCTAAAGACAAAGAAGCTTCCATTGCTCGTGAAACTAAAAAAGCTGTCGCCAACGCTGAAAAAGAGTTTGAAGAAAAGCTTGCTGCACTCCAGAACCCTGAGAGCGAAGAAGTAGAAGAAAGCTCCAAGCCTGAGGGAGATGCATAA
- the hmcC gene encoding sulfate respiration complex protein HmcC, with product MSNDQKKFWHAGNILTAIILAGGLVLTFLRFYKGIGAVTNLDDNNPWGLWIGFDLMCGVALAAGGYVTSASCYLFGMKHYHSAVRPAITTAFLGYFFVVVALLYDLGHPWRLPYPLVYSQGTTSLLFEVGLCVSLYVSVLFIEWSPAALEWLGMRKLRNLVIKLTLPLTIMGVVLSTMHQSSLGALFLIAPGKLHPLWYSSFMPVFFFISSMVAGTSMVIFEGTLAHKGLHHMMDDTHLKEAHGVAFGFAKAASFILAGYFFIKLFDITMDNDWKYLATGYGVIFLIEMFGFVLLPSFLYAIGVREKNLKIVRIASIFGVLGIVVNRFNVSMIAFNWQLPASERYFPSLMEIGISIFVVTLIITAYRFITTRMPVLFEHPEYKDAH from the coding sequence ATGAGTAACGATCAAAAAAAATTCTGGCATGCTGGAAATATCCTTACCGCTATCATTCTTGCCGGCGGTCTGGTTCTTACTTTCCTGCGTTTTTATAAAGGTATCGGCGCCGTAACCAACCTCGATGATAACAACCCTTGGGGTCTCTGGATCGGTTTCGACCTTATGTGTGGTGTAGCACTGGCTGCCGGTGGTTACGTAACCTCTGCATCCTGCTACCTCTTCGGCATGAAGCACTACCATTCTGCAGTGCGTCCTGCCATCACTACTGCTTTTCTTGGCTACTTCTTCGTAGTTGTAGCTCTTCTGTACGACTTGGGTCACCCTTGGAGACTCCCGTACCCACTGGTATACTCTCAGGGCACAACCTCCCTTCTTTTTGAAGTAGGTCTGTGTGTATCCCTTTACGTATCAGTTCTTTTCATTGAGTGGTCTCCTGCAGCACTCGAATGGCTCGGCATGCGCAAGCTTCGCAATCTTGTAATTAAGCTTACATTGCCTCTCACCATTATGGGTGTTGTTCTTTCCACCATGCACCAGAGCTCACTTGGCGCGTTGTTCCTCATCGCACCGGGCAAGCTGCATCCGCTTTGGTACTCCAGCTTTATGCCGGTATTCTTCTTCATCTCCTCCATGGTAGCTGGAACATCCATGGTAATCTTTGAAGGAACTCTCGCTCATAAAGGTCTGCACCATATGATGGACGACACACACCTTAAAGAAGCACACGGTGTGGCTTTCGGCTTTGCAAAAGCTGCCTCCTTCATTCTTGCCGGTTACTTCTTCATTAAGTTGTTCGACATCACAATGGACAACGACTGGAAATACCTTGCTACCGGCTATGGTGTTATCTTCCTTATTGAAATGTTCGGTTTTGTACTGCTTCCTTCTTTCCTCTACGCAATCGGCGTACGTGAAAAGAACCTGAAGATTGTACGTATCGCGTCCATTTTCGGCGTACTCGGCATTGTTGTAAACCGTTTCAACGTGAGCATGATTGCGTTCAACTGGCAGCTTCCTGCTTCTGAACGTTACTTCCCGAGCCTCATGGAAATCGGCATTTCTATTTTCGTTGTGACACTTATTATCACAGCGTACCGCTTCATCACTACCCGGATGCCTGTTCTGTTCGAGCATCCGGAGTACAAAGACGCTCATTAG
- the hmcD gene encoding sulfate respiration complex protein HmcD, whose translation MENIIYTLHDFMLHTKTITYVLMGVALVSFVGYWMFLTGREEKMRKY comes from the coding sequence ATGGAAAACATTATCTATACTCTCCACGACTTTATGCTCCACACCAAGACCATCACATACGTGCTGATGGGTGTGGCTCTGGTCAGCTTTGTCGGTTACTGGATGTTCCTGACCGGCAGAGAAGAAAAAATGAGAAAGTACTAG
- the hmcE gene encoding sulfate respiration complex protein HmcE, which translates to MIAFLTGPMLWVSLLVFFGGLTVRAVMYVRGLNWQLDRVAYKPHMSLGLRGAIHSIRCWLIPGGTYGWRQQPFMATGFFLFHIGAILLPLFLIGHQELLKMAFGFSLPTIPSSVADALTVLAIIGGFMLAIRRIALPEVRILTTAYDWFILGISVAPFVTGFIARLHLGNYDFWLTCHILTGEAVLLLAPFTKLSHIVLFFMSRGQLGMDYNIKRGGAKRETAFPW; encoded by the coding sequence ATGATAGCATTTCTTACCGGACCGATGCTGTGGGTATCACTGCTGGTATTCTTTGGCGGTCTTACAGTTCGTGCCGTAATGTACGTACGCGGTCTTAACTGGCAGCTTGATCGTGTAGCATATAAGCCGCACATGTCTCTTGGCCTTCGCGGTGCAATTCACTCCATCCGTTGCTGGCTCATCCCGGGCGGCACTTACGGTTGGCGTCAGCAGCCATTTATGGCAACAGGCTTCTTCCTGTTCCATATCGGCGCTATTTTGCTTCCGCTTTTCCTGATCGGACATCAGGAGCTTCTTAAAATGGCATTCGGCTTCAGCCTTCCGACGATACCGTCCAGCGTTGCAGATGCACTTACAGTTCTCGCAATTATCGGCGGCTTCATGCTTGCCATCCGTCGTATTGCACTTCCTGAAGTACGTATTCTTACAACGGCCTACGACTGGTTCATTCTCGGTATTTCTGTAGCACCTTTTGTGACCGGCTTTATCGCCCGTCTACATCTCGGTAATTACGATTTCTGGCTTACCTGTCATATTCTTACCGGCGAAGCTGTGCTGCTTCTGGCACCATTCACTAAGCTGTCCCACATCGTACTGTTCTTCATGTCCCGTGGTCAGCTCGGCATGGATTACAACATTAAGCGCGGTGGCGCTAAACGCGAAACCGCATTCCCGTGGTAA